The following coding sequences are from one Capsicum annuum cultivar UCD-10X-F1 chromosome 3, UCD10Xv1.1, whole genome shotgun sequence window:
- the LOC107863181 gene encoding myosin IB heavy chain, translating to MSRYLSNREQKVHFDEDEVGGTLRLKPSESNVTEDQEPFMGIKVRRKASIHRDYVGDYIDVPSRPYLMKILEKQGDKKVLFADTIMKFTSTGKMKRRILLVTDFAVYIVDPESGALKRRIALAAVEKLCLSELSDNFFAIIIPTEYDLLMASTRKTEIVTVLVDSTKSQSDYELDVLFSNRFEYNATSELAKEVQFEQVEAGVKTRISRK from the exons ATGTCACGTTATCTATCAAATAGGGAACAAAAGGTTCATTTTGATGAGGACGAAGTAGGGGGAACGTTGAGGTTGAAGCCATCCGAAAGCAACGTAACGGAAGATCAAGAGCCATTTATGGGAATCAAAGTCCGTAGAAAAGCTTCTATTCATAGAGATTATGTTGGTGATTATATTGACGTTCCTTCCAGACCCTATCTTATGAAGATTCTTGAAAAACAAG GTGACAAAAAGGTTCTATTTGCAGACACAATTATGAAGTTTACAAGCACAGGGAAGATGAAGCGTCGCATTCTCCTTGTAACTGATTTTGCCGTCTACATTGTAGACCCAGAAAGTGGTGCACTTAAAAGGCGGATTGCCCTGGCAGCTGTTGAGAAGCTTTGTTTGAGTGAATTAAGTGATAATTTCTTTGCAATTATCATTCCGACTGAGTATGATCTGCTCATGGCCAGTACTCGGAAGACCGAAATAGTAACAGTCTTAGTAGATTCTACCAAGAGTCAATCTGACTATGAACTTGATGTTCTCTTCTCTAATAG GTTCGAGTACAATGCTACTTCTGAACTCGCTAAAGAAGTTCAATTTGAGCAAGTTGAAG CTGGTGTCAAAACTAGAATCTCGCGAAAATGA